Within Piliocolobus tephrosceles isolate RC106 chromosome 7, ASM277652v3, whole genome shotgun sequence, the genomic segment CTAGCCCAGCGCTAGGTATCTAATAGGTGCTTGTGTGTGCTGTGGCCTCTGCTAACTTCTGACTTTGTTTCAGGCACTATGCTGGGCCTTCCTACCACCTGTGTGTGGCTTGGTAGTGGCCTAGGGTCCCTCCTCCCTGCTGAAGTCCCTCTCCTGCAGGTGGCCGTCTGCCCGGCCCAGCGCCATGCACACGCTTGTGTTCTTGAGCACGCGGCAGGTGCTGCAGTGCCAGCCAGCTGCCTGCCAGGCCCTGCCCCTGCTGCCACGCGAACTCTTCCCCCTGCTGTTCAAGGTGGCCTTCATGGACAAGAAGACAGTGGTATTGCGCGAGTTGGTACACACATGGCCCTTCCCGCTGCTCAGTTTCCAGCAGCTGCTACAGGAGTGTGCCCACTGCAGCCGTGCCCTCCTGCAGGAGCGGCCTAGCACTGAGAGCATGCAGGCCGTTATCCTGGGGCTGACTGCCCGGCTCCACACCCCAGAGCCTGGGGCCAGCACACAGCCCCTCTGCAGGTATGGACTTATCTGAAGGGTTGTCAGGCCAGGGGTGTGTAAGTGGGTCCCCTGAGAAGGTTCTAGGCTTGGGTCGTAAAGTTAGCAAGAGCTCATACGGGAGCAGGCGCGTTGCTCCTGTCCCAAGCTGGCTGGGAGGGGGTATGGGCCCTGCCCCGGACCCCTTCCTCAGACCATTCCTACTCCCAGGAAGCATGTGCTGCGGGTGCTGGACATGACAGGCCTCTTGGATGATGGTGTGGAACAGGATCCTGGCACCATGAGCATGTGGGACTGTACTGCTGCCGTAGCTCGCACGTGCATCGCCCAGCAGCAGGGGGGTGCTGCAGAGCCTGGGCCAGCCCCTGTCCCTGTGGAGGTGCGTGTGGACCTGCGGGTGAACCGGGCCTCCTATGCATTCCTGCGGGAGGCACTCCGAAGCAGCGTGGGCAGCCCACTGCGGCTCTGCTGCCGGGACCTGCGTGCTGAGGACCTGCCCATGCGCAACACTGTGGCCCTGCTGCAGCTTCTGGATGCAGGCTGCCTGCGCCGGGTGGACCTGCGCTTCAACAACCTGGGCCTGCGTGGTCTGTCTGTAATCATCCCACACGTGGCTCGCTTCCAGCACCTGGCCAGCCTGCGGCTCCACTATGTGCATGGGGATTCGAGGCAGCCCTCCGTGGATGGCGAGGACAACTTCCGCTACTTCCTTGCCCAGATGGGCCGCTTCACCTGTCTGCGCGAGCTCAGCATGGGCTCCTCTCTCCTTTCAGGGAGGCTGGACCAGCTGCTCAGGTGAGCGGGCCCCACCACTGCCCTGCCCCTCCCTTCTGTGGGGACCCTCCCTGGCTCTGCCTGTCTGTGACCCCTGTGTCCCCTGTAGCACCCTGCAGAGCCCCCTGGAGAGCCTGGAGTTGGCCTTCTGTGCTCTCTTGCCTGAGGACCTGCGCTTCCTGGCACGGAGCCCCCATGCTGCCCACCTCAAGAAGTTGGACCTGAGTGGTAATGACCTGTCTGGCAGCCAGCTGGCACCCTTCCAGGGTCTGCTGCAGGCATCAGCAGCCACACTGCTGCATCTGGAGCTGACTGAGTGCCAGCTTGCAGACACCCAGCTGTTGGCCACACTACCCATCCTGACTCAGTGTGCCAGTCTCCGGTACCTTGGCCTTTATGGCAACCCACTGTCCATGACGGGCCTCAAGGAGCTGTTGCGGGACTCAGCGGCGCAGGCTGAGCTGCGTACTGTGGTGCACCCCTTCCCCGTGGACTGCTATGAGGGCTTGCCCTGGCCGCCGCCTGCCTCTGTCCTGCTGGAGGCCTCCATCAATGAGGAGAAGTTTGCCCGCGTAGAAGCAGAGTTGCATCAGCTGCTTCTAGCCTCAGGCCGTGCCCATGTGCTCTGGACCACGGACATCTATGGGCGACTGGCTGCAGACTACTTCAGCCTATGATGAAGTAGCTCTGGGTGGGACACAGGCCGTCTCTATGTAGGCAGGGCCTTTGCTGGACCCTGGTGGAGGCCTGTCACAAAAGCACTGGTTTCTGGTTTCCTGCTGGGTCCGCCTTGCTTCTGGGCACACCTCCAGCCTCCCCTGCTTTCTGCAGTGCCCCACGCGGTTTTCCCTGCACTTGCTCCATGATTGGCTGACCATCTGTGGGCCCCAGGGCTGGATGTCAGGCCTCCATTGCCCTGCTCAGTTTGGCTGCCCTCTGGGGTCCTGGTCCTTTGTGCAAATGCTTTGGGATCCCACTTGTGAGTTGAGAGAGATgatggcctctctgagcctttccCATCCCGTTACTGAGAGCTCAGTGCTCTGGGGTTGAAGTTGGACAGAGGCTGCTTCAGGGAGGCTGGGGTCCCCAGGCACTCGTGCATCTTACGTGTTCCCTGCCCTGCTACCCAGCCACCCCCCTGGGCTGGGCTTGGGCTGGAGGGGGTCATCAAGGTACAAATGTGCCTGGAAATTGAATTTATGGCTGGTTTTTTTTCTGTCCACATTGGTCAGCCTTATCCTTATCTCTGCTGTCACCACCCCCAACATGGCCACTGGGCAACAACTGCCATCCAGCCTGCCCGCAGGGCGGCCCCGTCTGCACTGCCGGCTAGTCCTTGCTCTTCCCACCTTTCGGAGGCCCAAGATCCTACTGTGGCCGGCCAGGGCCAGCGAGGGACCACCCTGCAGAGCTGGAGATTGGGGTGATGTCTTTTCGGAAGAACTTCAAGGGAGGTGTTGGGGCCTCCCCGGCCACCTTCCATTGCTACCCCAGGATTCCCGAATGCAACGCTCCCGGTGCGCGTCCCACACACGGCTCACCGCACACTGCGCGGCTTCCACCTTTACTGACGGAGCGTGTGCGAGGCCGCGCCGGCCAATCCCCGGCGCCCACGTCATCTGCCCGCGCCCGCGGCCCTAGCAGTGGATCTCATAGGCGACCGGCGGGGGCACGCGGAGTCCCGGCCCCGCCCCCTCTGTTGGTCCGCAGTCCGGGGGCGCCTCCGCCGGACCCTCGGCGAAGAGCGGCTTGGAGCGGTTGATGACGAACATCTCGTGTCCGCGCTCATCGCGGAGCTCCTCTAGCTGTGCGAACGTGCAGGGGCCGTCCGAGTAGTCGTTGACGAACAGCGCGCCCTCCCCCGGCGGCCCCCGCGCCTTTTTTCGCCTGCGGCGCCGGCGACAGATCATGGCGACCAGGAGCAGCGCCGTGAGCGCCAGCAGCGCGATGGCCGCCGCAATGGCCGTCTGCGTGGCCAGGCCCAGGGCGCGGAAGGCCATGCTTCCCGCCTCGGGCCGGGGCTCGCGACCAGCGGGGCGGGCAGCCGGAGGCGGCGGTTGCGCGGGCTGCTGCGGCTGCTGCCGGGACGCGTTGACCAGGAGCCGGAAGGGCACGCGGGCAGCGCCACCAGCGTTGGAGGCCTCGCACTCGTACTTGCCGGCATGGGCCAGCGTGATGTTGCTGAGGAAGAGCATGCCGCTGCCCGTGTCGGATGCCGAGTGTCCGCCCAGGCCCGGCGCCCCGCCTTCTAGCTGGGCCTGGGCTCGCGGCCGGCCCTCGCGAGGCTGGGGCACCTTTCTCCAGGTCACCAATGGCTGCGGGTAGCCGGAGGCTTGGCAGGCAACCCGCAGGTCCTCACCCAGGTTGGCTGTGAGCTCCAGCGGCTGCACGTGGACAGAGGGCGGAATGCAGATGAGGCTGCTGTGGGATATGTCCAGGAGACTCTGGAGCGCCAGGCGTGGGGGCTCTGCACACATGATCTTCCTGTCCCTGGAGGTGAGCAGCCGCTGGCCGCCCTCCTTGATCCAGGCACCCAGCCAGTGCAGGGCGCAGTCACAGCGCCATGGGTTCTCTGTGGGAGAGCAGCATCAGGCAGGTGGTTTGAGGATGGTGCTACAACACAGCCTGTGCAGTTGGGGTTCTGCGGGCCAGGGCAGGGGCCTCTTGCCCACCTACCACAGCCTTTTCACACGGAGTCCAAGGCCCTTGCCACCCCTTCCTTCATCCCAAGCTCCTTGGGGCGGCGGCAGCCCTtcacccccgccccgccccgctccGCTTTAGCTCTGTGATGCCTGCCTGTTACAGATCACTTCTGCGTCAGTCTCTGAGAAAGCACCTGCTCCTCAAATCTTCCTGCAAGAAGTGCCACTGTTTTTAGGAACCTGGGCGTCCACATAGGCATCTCACCCGCACTGAAACCTTACAAATCCTCTCAGCCTTGTCTTTGGATGCTCTCTTGGGAATGTCCCCAGTCCTGATCAGCTGTCTCTCTCCTTTGCAATTTTTGCCTCCCCTCTGAGGGCCTAAAAGTGTACAGAATCCTCAACTCTGTTAAGTCACCCTGTGTGGttcctgtcttttcttcctcAGGCAGGGTGCCTGAGCTGTATCCCCCAGCACGCCCATTCCCACAGCCCTCCACTGTGGCTGCAGGCGGTGGTGCGGCCCTCCAGACTGCTGCCCAGTTGCCTGCTGTCAAAGCCCCTCCACACATGAGCCTGTTCCCTACTGCCACTACCTGGCCAAGACAGAGACACTTTCCGAGAAAGAAGTACCTGTGAGGCGCAAGACTTGCAGACTGGCCAGGGGCTGCAGCGCCTCTCGGCTGATGGTACCCAGCTGGTTCCTGCTGAGGTCCAGCAGTGCTAGGGAGGACAGCCCCGCTAGAGCCTGGTCCTCCAGCAGCTCAATGCTGTTTTCTTGCAGGTGAAGCTCCTGCAGTCGCTGAAGTAGGGACAGCAGATCGTGAGGAAAAAGGGCGCCGAGGTTGGGGGCATGCCCCCCTTTTTACCAAGCTACACTAGGTTGCCTTTTCTAAGGACTCCAGCCCTACAGGGCGAGCGACCATAATGGAGTATCCCGCCCCTTCAGACCCCAGGCACTCACCGGCAGGTGCAAGAAGGTGAAATCCAGCAGCCGCGCCAGCTGGTTGCCCGCCAGGTAGAGCACGCGCAGCTGGGCCAGGCCTGCGAAGGCGCTGCTGCGCAAGGCGCGCAGCCGGTTGCTGGTGAGCGCCAGCTCCAGCAGGCGCGGCTGCGCTCGGAAGGCGCCGGCCTCCAGGGCGCGCAGGCTGTTGTTGTGCAGGTAGAGCCGCCGCAGAGCGGCCAGCGGCGCCAGGGCTCCTGGCTCCAGGCGCGCGATGTTGTTGTCCTGCAGGAACAGTGTCTGCAGGCCGGGGAAAGGGGAGGCGCTTACCCCGCTGCGGGGGTCTTCTCCCTGGGGGCACCCTGTCCTCCCGCAGCTCCACACGGTGCCCACCTGCGTCCCTGGCGGGATTCCCAGCGGGACGACACGCAACCGCAGGGCGCCGCACTCCACTGTGGCGCTGTAGCAGCGGCAGGCTGCTGGGCAGCCGGCGGTGCGGGGCGgcagtagtagtagcagcagcagcagcagcagcgcggGGGCCCCCGGGGCCATCTCCCGAGGCCCAGCTCCTCACCGGCCCTTACGCAGTTCAGCCGCGGACGCGTGCTCTCCTGAAACATAGGTTGGCAGGCCAGTCTCGGCAGTCGAGAGCCAGCCAATAGATGGAATGGAGGCCTGCACCTGCGTCTAACTTTTGACGCTATAAATCGGTTCAAGAAACTAATAAAACGTTCGGTTTTCTCCTttgacaaaaacattttcttaaagctCTGGGGCATCAGGTTCGAATTTAGAATTCCTGGTGTCCTCTTCACAGGATGTGACCATGTAGGGAGCGCCACCCAACCCTGtcaccttctcttcctcctccacccatCAGCAGGTCAGGAGCTTCCTGCTCAGGACATGGATGTGTGTCGCTTGCTGCCCCCGACTCTACCCCCAGGCAAGTGGTTGCTGTTTGGTTCTAGGGTGCAAGAAGCTGGAAGTACAGGGTATGGGCTTGGGAACTTTGCTTAGGTGACAAAGCCTGGGGCCCCATTACCCAAGCATGGCTAGGAAGGGGAGAACAGGCCCTGGGCAGACACGCCTCTTTGTTATCCTGTGGGGGCCCAGGCAGAGGTGGTTTCAGAGGAGCTACGAGCCCCAGGGAATTCAAGGCACAGCTTTGTCCAGCACCTGTTCCTGGCCTAGGGGTGGGACCAGCTTAACTAGAATTGGGTCTTTTTCTCAGGTAACCTGTCAGAGAATTGGGGGGgtgagaaaaataatggaaaagtcGGCTCAGGAGCCATGGGTCTGTGCTTCCCATGCTGGCCCCCAGAAAGGAGTCCTGTCTTTGGGGACAGATGGGGCCCTGGGAAAGCTGGGGTAGGACGGGGGCGGGGGGGCCTTGGGCCACCAACTGGGTTTCTGGTGTGGCTTCCCAAGTGGGCTCTGGGAGCAGTGTGACCTCTGAGGTCAGCAAGGAGCAGGGAGTTTGCTGAGGTACCATATGCATGTACTTATCCTAAAGAAATGGGAAGGCTGGGGTCTGGTTTCAGGAACAAGGAGCCCAATTTTAAAAGCTGGGATCTGGACTAAGCCAGCCAGCCTACCCCAAGCCAGGGAAGACAGGGCTGCAGGTGTCCTGTCTCCCAGCCTCATCTGGCAGGCCTCCCCAAACATTTGTCTGTCCACCAGCTCTTCCTCTTTGCCGAGTCATGTGGAAAGGGATGGGACCAAGTGGCCTTGGTGTTTGTTTAAATCGTGCCTTAAATTGTAACTCATGATTATTTAAAGTCACTAGAGATAAATAAGCACAGCAATAAAGTTTTAATGGAATAGCTCTGGCCCAGGCAGAGGCAGTTCCCAGATGTCTCAAGATGCGTGTGAACCCCAAGAAGTTAGGGGCGTTATCTGGGCCCCTGGGATCCATTCCCTGGGTAAAAAGGGTTGGTACGTGGCTCCAGGCCTGGCCCAGTCAGCCTCCAGCAGGAAGGCTTCTCAAGTGGAGAAGGTTCTTGGCCTCAGGTCTCAGGGCGCTGCTGCTCACGCTGACCCCCCCTAGATGCAGACTGGTGTAGAAAGGCCTGCCAGAGCAGGATGAGGGCCCCAGGCTGGAAGAAGCCCAGAAATCCTTTTACCAGAGGACACCCCCTAATCCGCTGGGCAGGGGCGGGGTGTCACACGCAGGATTCCGCGACGACTGTAACTGCCTCCTGGGCGCCCCTCTGTGTGGGAGGCGGGGAGGGAAGAGGATGGAACGCCCTGTGCTGCCTAGGGCACAGTGCGAGGCCCAAGCTGTTCTCTGGGCGGCCCTTGCGCACCTCTGCAGCACTGCGACCCGGTGCGTGTATCCCCCACGGTCTCTCTGCTACCCACGAGCGCAGGTCGGTTTTCGGCCAGGCTCAGGGAGGGCGTGGCCTCTGCGTTCCCCATCCCCCTCCAAGACCCACGCCCTTCTCGGAGCGCACCAGGGTCAGAGCCGGGGTGGTCCCTGACCCCCCAGTCCCCCCACGCCTGGTGACCTTGGGCCGGGCGTCCCCTCACCTGACGCTCCCGCGGCGAGCGGCTCCCCCGCCGTGCAGGTGGCGGCCCCGGTCCGAGCAGCGGCCGGGCTGGGAGGGGGCGGGGGACGCTCGCGCACGCGCACCAGAGTCCCGCGCCCGCCGCCTGGGCCTGACGTCTCCAGCGCGGGCCAATCCGGAGGGCGCTGGAGTCGGGTGCGCGGGGGGCGCGCGCCGTGGGGAGCGGAGGGTCCGGGAGGGCCGAGCCGCGGCAGCACCAAGGACAGCGCCggatggggtggggggggcggggtGCGCAGGCGCACTAGGCTGTCGCGAGTGCGGGTGGTGCGGGCTTTCCGGGGCGTGGGGTCCCGCGGGAGCGGGATGAGGGGCGCCCGCGGCCTCCCGCCTTTTCCCTGGCCCCGCTCAGGGCGGCCGAGCCGCGAGCAGCAGCGGGGCCAGGTCCATGGTGAGGGCGAGGCGGCGGCCCTGCCAGCGCACGTGCGAGGGCAGCGCGGGCGCGCCGGGCCCGTACTCGAAGCAGGCGCTGAGCTCGAAGGCCAGGGCGGAGCGCACCAGGCCCACGCCGCCCGTACGCTCCGGCGCCGGGTGGTACAGGCGCCCGTTGGCGGCCAGGGGCAGCAGACGCGCCGGCTCGAAGGGCACGGCCAGGGCCTCACCACCGCCGCAGTAGGAGAGGCGCGGAGGCCTGTGGTCCGCGGTCAGTAGGTGCGTGAAGACCACCGGCCGGTCCTCGCAGCGCAGGAAGTTGCGCTCTCTGCCGCAGAGCGAGAGGAAGGGGAAGGCGACCTCGTAGCGCCCGCTGCGGTTGGGTCTCAGGCGGGAGAAGAAAGTGACCAGGAACTGCGGGTCTGGGGGATGAAGGGCGCGGATGCTCAGCGCGCTGGGCTCCCAAGGCTGCCGGGCCCAGGACCACACCGAAGGCAGGCGCCGGCGGCAAGAGGTTCGCCTGGCCTCACTCCGCGGGGCTCCTGAGCGCAGGACGCCCACTCCTTGGTGCGCTGG encodes:
- the LRRC14 gene encoding leucine-rich repeat-containing protein 14 isoform X1, which codes for MHTLVFLSTRQVLQCQPAACQALPLLPRELFPLLFKVAFMDKKTVVLRELVHTWPFPLLSFQQLLQECAHCSRALLQERPSTESMQAVILGLTARLHTPEPGASTQPLCRKHVLRVLDMTGLLDDGVEQDPGTMSMWDCTAAVARTCIAQQQGGAAEPGPAPVPVEVRVDLRVNRASYAFLREALRSSVGSPLRLCCRDLRAEDLPMRNTVALLQLLDAGCLRRVDLRFNNLGLRGLSVIIPHVARFQHLASLRLHYVHGDSRQPSVDGEDNFRYFLAQMGRFTCLRELSMGSSLLSGRLDQLLSTLQSPLESLELAFCALLPEDLRFLARSPHAAHLKKLDLSGNDLSGSQLAPFQGLLQASAATLLHLELTECQLADTQLLATLPILTQCASLRYLGLYGNPLSMTGLKELLRDSAAQAELRTVVHPFPVDCYEGLPWPPPASVLLEASINEEKFARVEAELHQLLLASGRAHVLWTTDIYGRLAADYFSL
- the LRRC14 gene encoding leucine-rich repeat-containing protein 14 isoform X2 — encoded protein: MHTLVFLSTRQVLQCQPAACQALPLLPRELFPLLFKVAFMDKKTVVLRELVHTWPFPLLSFQQLLQECAHCSRALLQERPSTESMQAVILGLTARLHTPEPGASTQPLCRKHVLRVLDMTGLLDDGVEQDPGTMSMWDCTAAVARTCIAQQQGGAAEPGPAPVPVELLDAGCLRRVDLRFNNLGLRGLSVIIPHVARFQHLASLRLHYVHGDSRQPSVDGEDNFRYFLAQMGRFTCLRELSMGSSLLSGRLDQLLSTLQSPLESLELAFCALLPEDLRFLARSPHAAHLKKLDLSGNDLSGSQLAPFQGLLQASAATLLHLELTECQLADTQLLATLPILTQCASLRYLGLYGNPLSMTGLKELLRDSAAQAELRTVVHPFPVDCYEGLPWPPPASVLLEASINEEKFARVEAELHQLLLASGRAHVLWTTDIYGRLAADYFSL
- the LRRC14 gene encoding leucine-rich repeat-containing protein 14 isoform X3, coding for MHTLVFLSTRQVLQCQPAACQALPLLPRELFPLLFKVAFMDKKTVVLRELVHTWPFPLLSFQQLLQECAHCSRALLQERPSTESMQAVILGLTARLHTPEPGASTQPLCRKHVLRVLDMTGLLDDGVEQDPGTMSMWDCTAAVARTCIAQQQGGAAEPGPAPVPVEHLASLRLHYVHGDSRQPSVDGEDNFRYFLAQMGRFTCLRELSMGSSLLSGRLDQLLSTLQSPLESLELAFCALLPEDLRFLARSPHAAHLKKLDLSGNDLSGSQLAPFQGLLQASAATLLHLELTECQLADTQLLATLPILTQCASLRYLGLYGNPLSMTGLKELLRDSAAQAELRTVVHPFPVDCYEGLPWPPPASVLLEASINEEKFARVEAELHQLLLASGRAHVLWTTDIYGRLAADYFSL
- the LRRC24 gene encoding leucine-rich repeat-containing protein 24; amino-acid sequence: MAPGAPALLLLLLLLLLPPRTAGCPAACRCYSATVECGALRLRVVPLGIPPGTQTLFLQDNNIARLEPGALAPLAALRRLYLHNNSLRALEAGAFRAQPRLLELALTSNRLRALRSSAFAGLAQLRVLYLAGNQLARLLDFTFLHLPRLQELHLQENSIELLEDQALAGLSSLALLDLSRNQLGTISREALQPLASLQVLRLTENPWRCDCALHWLGAWIKEGGQRLLTSRDRKIMCAEPPRLALQSLLDISHSSLICIPPSVHVQPLELTANLGEDLRVACQASGYPQPLVTWRKVPQPREGRPRAQAQLEGGAPGLGGHSASDTGSGMLFLSNITLAHAGKYECEASNAGGAARVPFRLLVNASRQQPQQPAQPPPPAARPAGREPRPEAGSMAFRALGLATQTAIAAAIALLALTALLLVAMICRRRRRRKKARGPPGEGALFVNDYSDGPCTFAQLEELRDERGHEMFVINRSKPLFAEGPAEAPPDCGPTEGAGPGLRVPPPVAYEIHC
- the C7H8orf82 gene encoding UPF0598 protein C8orf82 homolog isoform X2 gives rise to the protein MLCLPPQPLLSPFGQPRMGSPTLPMGPAHQGVGVLRSGAPRSEARRTSCRRRLPSVWSWARQPWEPSALSIRALHPPDPQFLVTFFSRLRPNRSGRYEVAFPFLSLCGRERNFLRCEDRPVVFTHLLTADHRPPRLSYCGGGEALAVPFEPARLLPLAANGRLYHPAPERTGGVGLVRSALAFELSACFEYGPGAPALPSHVRWQGRRLALTMDLAPLLLAARPP
- the C7H8orf82 gene encoding UPF0598 protein C8orf82 homolog isoform X1, translated to MWSQCGALRSLALARPRGARPCSGDGGVSYTQGQRPEPQTREYFYYVDHQGQLFLDDSKMKNFITCFKDPQFLVTFFSRLRPNRSGRYEVAFPFLSLCGRERNFLRCEDRPVVFTHLLTADHRPPRLSYCGGGEALAVPFEPARLLPLAANGRLYHPAPERTGGVGLVRSALAFELSACFEYGPGAPALPSHVRWQGRRLALTMDLAPLLLAARPP